The following proteins are encoded in a genomic region of Oceanisphaera profunda:
- a CDS encoding DUF2062 domain-containing protein — MPKKLLKRLMPDPGTIKNNKHLGLLGSRLHDNNLWHLNRHSAAGAFAVGLFCAWMPIPFQMVVAAMLAMFFRVNLPLSAALVWLTNPLTMGPMFYFAYRLGSFLLNRPHHYKHFELSLAWLSNAMTSVAPPFLLGCLVMAVVSAAIGYMVIHGLWRWNIAKRWKRRRSRQ; from the coding sequence ATGCCAAAAAAGCTGTTAAAACGCCTGATGCCAGATCCGGGCACCATTAAAAATAATAAACATTTAGGGTTGTTAGGGAGTCGGCTTCACGACAATAACTTATGGCACCTTAATCGACACTCAGCCGCCGGCGCTTTTGCCGTGGGGCTGTTTTGTGCTTGGATGCCGATCCCATTTCAAATGGTCGTGGCGGCCATGCTGGCCATGTTCTTTAGGGTCAATTTGCCGCTCTCTGCGGCTTTGGTGTGGCTGACCAACCCCTTGACCATGGGCCCGATGTTTTATTTCGCTTATCGCCTTGGCTCATTTTTACTTAACCGCCCCCATCACTATAAACACTTTGAACTCAGCCTCGCCTGGCTCAGCAATGCCATGACCTCTGTGGCACCGCCATTTTTATTGGGCTGTTTGGTGATGGCGGTAGTGAGTGCCGCTATCGGCTACATGGTGATCCACGGTTTGTGGCGCTGGAATATCGCTAAACGCTGGAAACGCAGAAGGTCTCGCCAATAA
- a CDS encoding DUF2062 domain-containing protein, with protein MLGKWLRSKMPSQASLRNNKLLGLFGERLLEPDYWHHNRHSSAIAMAAGLFAVWLPLPLHSFIAIGLALALRGYLPLAIAVVWLSNPLTIAPMMYGAYQLGVRMLGLPVRDFTNLLEHDFWGIAPPLLTGAFTLAVISALAGWLLTRLYWRCKIIRAWQARRR; from the coding sequence ATGTTAGGTAAATGGCTCAGATCCAAAATGCCCAGCCAAGCAAGCTTGCGTAACAATAAGCTGCTCGGACTATTTGGAGAACGGCTGCTGGAGCCCGACTATTGGCATCACAACCGCCATTCTTCAGCCATTGCCATGGCGGCTGGCTTATTTGCCGTGTGGCTCCCCCTGCCGTTGCACTCTTTTATCGCCATTGGCTTGGCATTAGCGCTGCGTGGTTATCTGCCGCTCGCCATTGCCGTGGTGTGGCTCAGCAACCCGCTCACCATAGCGCCCATGATGTACGGCGCTTATCAATTAGGTGTGCGTATGCTGGGCTTACCGGTGCGCGATTTTACAAATTTGTTAGAACATGATTTTTGGGGCATAGCCCCACCGCTACTGACCGGCGCCTTCACACTGGCCGTGATCTCCGCACTGGCCGGTTGGTTACTCACCCGCCTCTACTGGCGCTGCAAAATCATCCGCGCTTGGCAAGCGAGAAGAAGATAA
- the lolE gene encoding lipoprotein-releasing ABC transporter permease subunit LolE, which translates to MFRPLSVFWGWRFSRAKRRNRFISFISVASILGIAIGVSALILGLSAMNGFERELENRILSVIPHGQLVTAKEPVAEWQPIAEQLNNEPGIVAVSPFVPLEGLLSRGAKLKAVRIQGVDPTLEAQVSTLAPYLDGASLTVLKPGERGLVLGKTIVDQLGLKVGDAVSLLLPAPGGDGFASPKRHSFTLQAVLSLGGQLDSVLGYTHLQDAQQLLELDDAVMGFHIRVDEVLAADKITMYAAMGLPVAFYVSSWMESQGNIYHDIQLVRTLMIVVLLLVMAVASFNIVSTLVMAVNEKKGDIAILKTMGAGPWQIRGAFVVQGMLNGITGVLLGGLVGLLLATRLSEIVGGIEKITGHRFLNPDIYFIDFIPTEFHWADLWLVTGSALTLIFIATIYPAWRAGKLLPRQLLGEA; encoded by the coding sequence ATGTTTCGTCCGTTAAGTGTGTTTTGGGGCTGGCGATTTAGCCGTGCCAAACGCCGCAATCGCTTTATCTCCTTTATCTCGGTGGCGTCCATCTTGGGCATTGCTATCGGGGTTAGCGCGCTGATCTTAGGCTTGTCGGCCATGAATGGCTTTGAGCGCGAGCTGGAAAATCGCATTCTTTCGGTGATCCCCCACGGCCAGTTGGTCACGGCCAAGGAGCCGGTGGCCGAGTGGCAGCCCATTGCCGAGCAGCTCAATAATGAGCCAGGCATAGTGGCGGTGTCGCCGTTTGTGCCGCTAGAGGGCTTATTAAGCCGCGGTGCCAAGCTTAAAGCGGTGCGCATTCAAGGGGTAGATCCCACGCTTGAAGCGCAAGTTTCCACTTTGGCGCCTTATTTAGATGGCGCCAGCTTAACCGTGCTGAAGCCCGGCGAGCGCGGCTTGGTGCTGGGTAAAACCATTGTCGACCAATTAGGGCTCAAGGTCGGCGATGCGGTGTCGTTATTGCTGCCAGCTCCCGGTGGTGATGGTTTTGCCTCACCCAAGCGCCACAGCTTTACCCTGCAAGCGGTGCTGAGTTTAGGCGGCCAGCTGGACAGCGTGCTGGGTTATACCCATCTACAAGATGCCCAACAATTGCTGGAGCTGGATGATGCGGTGATGGGCTTTCATATTCGGGTAGATGAAGTATTAGCGGCGGATAAAATCACCATGTATGCGGCCATGGGCCTGCCAGTGGCGTTTTATGTGAGCAGCTGGATGGAAAGCCAAGGCAATATTTATCACGATATTCAGCTGGTGCGCACCTTGATGATAGTGGTGTTGCTGCTGGTGATGGCGGTGGCCAGTTTTAATATCGTCTCCACCTTGGTGATGGCGGTTAACGAGAAGAAGGGCGACATTGCCATCTTAAAAACCATGGGCGCGGGACCCTGGCAAATTCGGGGCGCTTTTGTGGTGCAAGGCATGCTCAACGGTATTACCGGCGTGCTGCTCGGCGGGCTGGTGGGCTTATTGCTTGCCACGCGGCTATCGGAAATCGTCGGCGGAATTGAGAAAATAACGGGGCATAGATTCTTAAACCCAGATATCTATTTTATCGATTTTATCCCTACCGAGTTTCACTGGGCAGATTTATGGCTGGTAACAGGCTCGGCCTTGACGCTGATTTTTATCGCCACTATTTATCCCGCTTGGCGCGCCGGTAAGCTGCTACCAAGGCAACTGCTGGGAGAAGCTTAA
- the lolD gene encoding lipoprotein-releasing ABC transporter ATP-binding protein LolD, translated as MNNPLLVVENLTKTHVDGAEPITILDGVSLQLAKGESLAVVGSSGSGKSTLLHLLGSLDAPTSGRVLIDGDDLHQMRSRAQARFRNQHMGFIYQFHHLLGEFSALENAAMPLLIAGRPVSEAKAEAEKLLKRVGLGHRLEHRPSALSGGERQRVAIARALVNKPRLVLADEPTGNLDAHSASEVFALLAELQSELGTGLVVVTHDLGLAARLDRQCQLIDGRLVDGQLVDGRWANEGLLRTKDQLVVAKLISQQEQA; from the coding sequence ATGAATAACCCCCTATTAGTGGTTGAAAATTTAACCAAAACTCATGTAGACGGCGCCGAGCCCATCACCATTCTAGATGGCGTGAGCTTGCAGCTAGCCAAAGGCGAAAGCTTAGCCGTGGTCGGCAGCTCGGGCTCAGGTAAGAGTACCTTATTGCATTTGCTGGGCAGTTTAGACGCGCCTACTAGCGGGCGAGTATTGATTGACGGTGATGATCTGCACCAGATGCGATCGCGTGCTCAAGCGCGGTTTCGTAATCAGCACATGGGCTTTATCTATCAGTTTCATCATCTGTTAGGCGAATTTAGCGCGCTTGAAAACGCCGCCATGCCGCTGTTGATTGCCGGCCGCCCGGTATCTGAAGCCAAAGCAGAAGCGGAAAAGCTATTGAAGCGCGTGGGTTTAGGCCATCGTCTTGAGCACAGGCCCTCTGCGTTATCCGGCGGTGAGCGCCAACGGGTAGCCATTGCCCGTGCCTTGGTGAATAAGCCGCGCTTGGTATTAGCGGATGAGCCCACCGGTAACCTGGATGCCCACAGTGCCTCTGAGGTGTTTGCTTTATTAGCTGAGCTGCAAAGCGAGCTGGGCACTGGCTTAGTGGTAGTGACTCATGACTTGGGCTTGGCGGCGCGTTTAGATCGCCAATGTCAGCTGATAGACGGTCGCTTGGTCGATGGCCAGTTAGTGGACGGGCGCTGGGCGAATGAAGGCTTGTTGCGCACTAAAGACCAATTGGTGGTGGCTAAACTGATTTCACAGCAGGAGCAAGCTTAA
- a CDS encoding lipoprotein-releasing ABC transporter permease subunit produces the protein MFQPLTLMLGLRYAGARGQRSFASFVSGFSTIGILLGVAALIVVSAVMNGFEQQLKDRLLSVIPHALVTDAQGKLADPAQYQTLFADNKTVLASAPFIRAEAMVQGPRHLTGVEMYGIDPANGQDSILQTLDPRTREYFEYLPYGLVMGAGVAYSLGVEAGDQVRVTVTEGSRFTPLGRVPSQRLFTVVGTFSTGTDVDNQLIITRLADANRLLRYAPNQASGLRLWLDDPFALSALPALPDGLEYETWQHSRGELFQAVAMEKRLMSLMLALIVLVAAFNILSAMVMVVTDKEAEIAMLQTLGMSRERIMTVFMIQGGFSGVLGSLLGFGLGVLVSLNLDAVLNVLGINFYGAAGGSQLPVLLLPTQLITVLFSTLILCVLASLYPAWRASRVHPAEALRYE, from the coding sequence ATGTTTCAACCCCTGACGTTAATGTTGGGCTTACGCTATGCAGGCGCACGAGGCCAACGTAGCTTCGCGTCCTTCGTATCTGGCTTTTCGACCATCGGCATTTTGCTCGGTGTGGCCGCACTGATTGTGGTGTCGGCGGTGATGAACGGCTTTGAACAACAGCTTAAAGACCGGCTGTTAAGCGTGATCCCCCATGCCCTAGTGACCGATGCGCAAGGCAAACTGGCGGATCCCGCGCAATACCAAACGCTGTTTGCTGACAATAAAACCGTGCTAGCGAGCGCGCCCTTTATTCGCGCCGAAGCCATGGTGCAGGGGCCGCGCCATTTAACGGGCGTGGAGATGTATGGCATAGACCCCGCTAATGGGCAAGACAGCATCTTACAAACCCTTGATCCGCGCACCCGTGAATACTTTGAATATTTGCCCTATGGATTAGTGATGGGGGCGGGCGTGGCCTATTCATTAGGTGTTGAAGCGGGCGATCAGGTGCGCGTGACTGTGACTGAGGGCAGCCGTTTTACGCCGCTGGGGCGCGTGCCCAGCCAGCGCTTGTTTACCGTGGTGGGTACTTTTAGCACCGGCACCGATGTAGACAACCAGCTGATCATTACTCGTTTAGCAGATGCCAACCGTTTATTGCGCTACGCACCCAATCAAGCATCAGGCTTGCGCTTGTGGTTAGACGACCCCTTTGCGTTATCGGCCTTGCCAGCGCTGCCCGATGGGCTTGAATATGAAACCTGGCAGCACAGCCGTGGCGAGTTATTTCAAGCGGTAGCCATGGAAAAACGCTTAATGAGCCTAATGCTGGCGCTGATCGTATTGGTGGCAGCCTTTAATATTTTGTCGGCCATGGTGATGGTGGTGACCGATAAAGAAGCGGAAATCGCCATGCTGCAAACGTTAGGCATGAGTCGCGAGCGCATTATGACGGTGTTTATGATCCAAGGCGGCTTTAGTGGCGTGCTGGGCAGCCTATTGGGCTTTGGCTTGGGCGTGTTGGTGAGCCTCAATTTAGATGCGGTGCTCAATGTGCTGGGCATTAATTTTTACGGTGCCGCCGGAGGCAGCCAGCTACCGGTGCTGTTATTGCCGACTCAGCTGATAACCGTCTTATTTTCTACTTTAATTCTTTGCGTGTTGGCCAGCCTGTATCCGGCGTGGCGAGCATCACGCGTTCATCCTGCCGAGGCGTTGCGTTATGAATAA
- a CDS encoding PilZ domain-containing protein yields MAQQEQRMMADPYFSIDYRAQVNLCPLADGETVPNVDTLEAQIPAPFKLISEVTRIDTNNARMLRNLDEHAGDLVEIINSQSRKIDLVLSYVLASEDDPAERHHTLTLGGGGFTFISPTHWANDSILRFKLFLPELSVSVYGYGQIKAQQEAQEPHHYRCDFTAIREQDRDALIRASLQLQAKQLKARAERRAQQDGPTT; encoded by the coding sequence ATGGCGCAACAAGAGCAGCGAATGATGGCAGACCCTTATTTCAGCATCGACTACCGAGCACAAGTTAACTTGTGCCCACTGGCGGATGGCGAAACCGTGCCCAACGTCGACACCTTGGAGGCCCAAATTCCGGCGCCATTCAAGCTTATCAGTGAAGTTACCCGCATCGATACCAATAATGCCCGCATGTTACGCAACTTAGACGAACATGCCGGCGATTTGGTCGAGATCATTAACTCGCAATCACGTAAGATCGATTTAGTGCTCAGCTATGTATTAGCCAGCGAAGACGACCCTGCTGAGCGCCATCATACCTTAACCTTAGGCGGCGGCGGTTTTACTTTTATCTCACCTACTCACTGGGCAAACGACAGCATTTTACGCTTTAAGCTGTTTTTACCCGAGCTATCGGTGTCCGTATACGGTTATGGTCAGATTAAGGCGCAGCAAGAGGCTCAAGAGCCTCACCACTATCGCTGTGACTTTACCGCCATTCGCGAGCAAGACCGCGACGCCCTTATTCGTGCCAGCCTGCAATTACAGGCCAAGCAACTTAAAGCCCGCGCCGAACGCCGCGCCCAACAAGACGGCCCCACAACATAA
- the mfd gene encoding transcription-repair coupling factor yields MIQIASPTPRPKASLGQLLGSSLSLAIAQQVIREQQLVLLVVPDTPTALRLEQEVRHLLKQDESQKQPLPVQLFPDWETLPYDQFSPHQDIISQRLETLYGVPTLKRGVLIVPITTLMLRTPPRDWLEQNSLLLKTGDKLDMHGLRSRLERAGYRAVDQVLTHGEYAARGALLDLYPMGSREPFRIDFFDDEIDTLRPFDPDTQRSRDTVSSVRLLPAREFPTDAPAIERFRGNYRERFALRNEPESLYHRVSQSQFPAGIEHYFPLFFEHTQTLFDSLPESLLVLTVGELSTSADTFWQDVQTRYEERRYDTMRPLLPPDELYLQPNAVLAELNHWPQLQLNQTPVLEKGDRLNAPISPLPELEVEHQKSEPLSRLLSFCKDFKGRVLFSVETAGRREALIELFAGSAIKPWPYNSLSEFAEGKDAIGLLVGPLSQGFILSAKAAKNSIALICEGDLLGGRVIQRRRREKSKSLSPDTLIRNLAELSIGQPVVHLDHGVGRYTGLQTLDAGGLKSEYLTLEYAGGDKLYVPVTALHLVGRYSGADDPTLNKLGNETWAKAKRKAAEKVRDVAVELLDVYARRAAQPGQAMSHDKVAYRQFSDSFPFEETDDQLMAINAVLTDMTQPKAMDRLVCGDVGFGKTEVAMRAAFVAVHDGKQVAVLVPTTLLAQQHYDNFRDRFANWPVRIEMISRFKTGKEQEKVLAGMEDGTLDIVIGTHKLLSKDIRFKDLGLLVVDEEHRFGVRQKDQIKALRADVDILTLTATPIPRTLNMAMGGMRDLSIIATPPAKRLAVKTFVRESDPATIREAILRELKRGGQVYYLYNDVQTIENTAETLATLVPEARIAVAHGQMRERELERVMTDFYHQRYNVLLCSTIIETGIDVPTANTIIMDRADKLGLAQLHQLRGRVGRSHHQAYAYLMTPDPKRMTTDAKKRLEAISALEDLGAGFALATHDLEIRGAGELLGAEQSGQITTIGFSLYMEMLEQAVKALQSGKEPALDQLLRTQTEIELRVPALLPDDYIPDVNMRLSMYKRIATAEDDVQLRELQVELIDRFGLLPEPTKNLVALASLKLKANPLGIDKIDASANGGNITFAQDAPIDPMFLVGLLQSQPRIYKMEGPTKLRFAIPSHDAAARLALINDLLTELSKHQTAS; encoded by the coding sequence ATGATCCAGATAGCTAGCCCCACGCCCAGACCTAAAGCCAGCCTTGGGCAACTGCTTGGCAGCAGCTTAAGTCTCGCCATCGCCCAACAGGTGATCCGCGAGCAACAACTGGTGCTGTTGGTGGTGCCGGACACGCCCACCGCACTGCGTTTAGAACAAGAAGTGCGGCACTTGTTGAAACAAGACGAAAGTCAAAAGCAGCCATTGCCGGTGCAGCTGTTCCCAGATTGGGAAACCCTGCCCTACGATCAGTTTTCGCCTCATCAAGATATTATTTCCCAGCGGCTAGAAACCTTATACGGCGTGCCGACCCTTAAGCGTGGCGTGCTGATCGTACCCATTACTACGCTCATGCTGCGCACCCCGCCGCGGGACTGGTTAGAGCAAAACAGCCTGTTATTAAAAACCGGCGATAAATTAGATATGCATGGCCTGCGCTCACGTTTAGAGCGCGCCGGCTATCGAGCCGTGGATCAAGTGCTGACCCACGGCGAATATGCGGCGCGCGGTGCCCTGCTCGACTTGTATCCGATGGGTTCTCGCGAGCCTTTTCGTATCGACTTTTTCGATGATGAAATTGACACCCTGCGCCCCTTTGACCCAGACACCCAGCGCTCTCGTGACACCGTAAGCTCAGTGCGCCTGTTACCGGCGCGAGAATTCCCTACCGATGCACCGGCCATAGAGCGCTTTCGCGGTAATTATCGCGAGCGCTTTGCGCTGCGCAACGAGCCTGAGTCTTTGTATCACAGAGTCAGTCAAAGCCAGTTTCCGGCGGGTATTGAGCATTATTTCCCACTGTTTTTTGAGCACACTCAAACCTTGTTTGACTCACTGCCTGAGTCGTTATTAGTGCTCACCGTGGGCGAGCTATCTACGAGCGCCGATACCTTTTGGCAAGATGTGCAAACTCGCTATGAAGAGCGTCGCTACGACACTATGCGCCCCCTGCTGCCACCGGATGAGCTGTATCTGCAACCGAATGCGGTATTGGCCGAGCTTAATCACTGGCCGCAATTACAACTTAACCAAACGCCAGTATTAGAAAAAGGCGACCGGCTCAATGCCCCCATTAGCCCGCTGCCAGAATTAGAAGTTGAGCATCAAAAAAGCGAACCTTTAAGTCGGTTGCTGTCGTTTTGCAAAGATTTTAAAGGCCGGGTGTTATTTTCGGTCGAAACGGCCGGTAGACGTGAAGCTTTAATTGAGCTATTTGCAGGCTCCGCCATTAAGCCTTGGCCTTATAACAGCCTTAGCGAATTTGCCGAGGGGAAAGATGCCATCGGGCTCTTAGTCGGCCCACTGTCCCAAGGTTTTATCCTGAGTGCCAAAGCCGCGAAAAATAGCATAGCGCTGATTTGCGAAGGCGACTTACTGGGTGGGCGCGTGATTCAGCGCCGCCGCCGTGAAAAGTCCAAGAGCCTAAGCCCAGATACGCTGATTCGTAATCTGGCCGAGCTATCCATTGGCCAGCCGGTGGTGCATTTGGATCACGGCGTGGGCCGCTACACCGGCCTGCAAACGCTGGATGCCGGCGGCTTAAAGTCGGAATACCTAACGCTGGAATACGCCGGCGGCGACAAGCTGTATGTGCCGGTGACCGCGCTGCATTTAGTGGGCCGCTACAGCGGTGCCGATGACCCCACCTTAAATAAGCTGGGTAACGAGACTTGGGCCAAAGCCAAACGCAAAGCCGCGGAAAAAGTGCGAGACGTAGCCGTGGAATTACTGGATGTGTACGCGCGCCGCGCCGCACAACCAGGCCAAGCCATGAGTCACGACAAAGTAGCCTATCGCCAATTCTCGGACTCCTTCCCGTTTGAAGAAACCGACGATCAGCTAATGGCCATTAACGCCGTGCTCACCGACATGACTCAGCCCAAAGCCATGGACCGCTTAGTGTGTGGTGACGTAGGCTTTGGTAAAACCGAAGTGGCGATGCGCGCCGCCTTTGTGGCAGTGCACGACGGCAAGCAAGTGGCGGTATTAGTGCCGACTACCTTGCTGGCGCAACAGCATTACGACAATTTTAGAGACAGATTTGCCAACTGGCCGGTGCGCATCGAGATGATCAGCCGCTTTAAAACCGGCAAAGAGCAAGAGAAAGTCTTGGCCGGCATGGAAGACGGTACCCTAGATATTGTGATCGGGACTCATAAGTTATTAAGCAAAGATATTCGCTTTAAAGACTTAGGCTTATTGGTGGTGGATGAAGAGCACCGCTTTGGGGTGCGCCAAAAAGATCAGATCAAAGCCTTGCGCGCTGACGTGGACATTCTTACGCTCACCGCCACGCCTATTCCGCGCACCTTAAACATGGCCATGGGCGGCATGCGCGACTTGTCGATTATCGCCACGCCCCCGGCCAAGCGCTTAGCGGTAAAAACCTTTGTGCGAGAGTCAGATCCCGCCACCATCCGTGAAGCCATCTTGCGTGAGCTCAAGCGTGGCGGTCAGGTGTATTACCTGTACAACGACGTGCAAACCATCGAGAATACCGCCGAAACACTGGCTACTCTTGTGCCAGAAGCGCGCATTGCCGTGGCCCACGGCCAAATGCGAGAGCGCGAGCTAGAGCGAGTGATGACCGACTTTTACCATCAGCGCTACAACGTATTATTGTGCTCCACCATTATTGAAACCGGTATCGACGTGCCCACTGCCAACACCATTATCATGGACCGCGCAGATAAACTCGGCCTAGCGCAATTGCACCAATTGCGTGGCCGCGTAGGTCGCTCCCATCATCAGGCCTATGCCTATTTGATGACGCCAGATCCTAAGCGCATGACCACGGATGCCAAAAAGCGCCTTGAGGCCATTTCAGCACTAGAGGACTTAGGTGCCGGTTTTGCACTGGCCACTCATGACCTTGAAATTCGCGGTGCCGGCGAACTGCTGGGTGCTGAGCAAAGTGGCCAGATCACCACCATCGGCTTTAGCCTGTATATGGAAATGCTTGAGCAAGCAGTAAAAGCCCTGCAGTCCGGCAAAGAGCCAGCACTGGATCAACTGCTGCGCACCCAAACCGAGATTGAACTGCGGGTACCGGCACTCTTACCAGACGATTATATTCCCGATGTAAACATGCGCTTATCCATGTATAAACGCATTGCCACCGCCGAAGATGATGTGCAGCTTCGCGAGTTACAAGTAGAGCTGATTGACCGCTTTGGTTTATTACCGGAGCCCACCAAAAACTTGGTGGCACTGGCCAGCCTAAAGCTAAAAGCCAATCCGTTAGGCATAGATAAGATCGACGCCAGCGCCAATGGCGGCAACATAACATTTGCCCAAGACGCGCCCATCGACCCCATGTTCTTAGTCGGCCTCTTGCAAAGCCAACCGCGCATCTACAAAATGGAAGGGCCAACTAAGCTACGCTTCGCCATACCCAGCCACGACGCCGCCGCCAGACTCGCGCTGATCAACGACTTATTAACCGAGCTAAGTAAACACCAAACGGCGAGTTAA
- a CDS encoding FAD-dependent oxidoreductase, producing the protein MNTHPCHAAIQRPLTVGILGGGVAGATVALRLADLGINTLLIEASNGLLNGPPICHLHAGGNLYREISDIQCLTLLRQSIDSVRAYPHSINRRPTVIAIPTSDGGDANALLPRLKQVAKEYQRLVTMDPANKVLGEPDDYYRCYTREQFVALAEKPLPKKAQSHDDWLIPLAHNLNPDSLKFPLILVQEYGWSLFRMAATATLALQDSPHCQLLLNTRATELEQLPDGWLINTTSTANASTADSTQTHKVDFLVNACGFRTGLVDDMAGYRRQRLVEYKAAYVAHWQTEGIWPEVIFHGERGTPKGMAQLTPYPNGVFQLHGMTDNITLFKNGLVASSALSAQPQLPQPYQTQIDQGWQSEDVTARTQGAIDHMARILPAFTSATVGGKPLFGAQQIPGSDPSLRAADVSFEGAHYARVEIVKASSALTAADRIVAQLASLGWLKWNCLEQVSEEIDLTPRLSPQLANTRQHSAKQVEALAIDLAFERGYPEALALNMG; encoded by the coding sequence ATGAACACACACCCTTGTCATGCCGCCATACAACGCCCCCTTACCGTCGGTATTTTAGGGGGCGGCGTAGCCGGTGCTACGGTAGCACTGCGCCTCGCTGATTTAGGCATTAATACGCTGCTGATTGAAGCATCAAACGGCTTGCTCAATGGCCCGCCCATTTGTCACCTGCATGCGGGCGGCAATCTGTATCGCGAAATCAGCGATATTCAGTGCTTAACCTTACTGCGCCAATCCATTGACTCGGTGCGTGCCTATCCGCACAGCATTAATCGCCGCCCGACTGTGATTGCTATTCCGACTTCAGATGGCGGCGATGCTAATGCGCTCTTACCGCGACTCAAGCAAGTAGCCAAAGAGTATCAGCGCTTAGTCACCATGGATCCGGCCAACAAGGTATTGGGTGAGCCAGATGATTACTATCGCTGTTACACCCGCGAGCAGTTTGTAGCGCTGGCCGAAAAGCCATTACCCAAAAAAGCCCAAAGCCACGATGATTGGTTGATCCCATTGGCGCACAATCTTAATCCCGACTCCTTAAAGTTTCCGCTGATCTTGGTGCAAGAATACGGCTGGAGCCTGTTTCGCATGGCGGCCACCGCCACGCTGGCGCTACAAGATTCACCCCATTGCCAGTTACTGCTGAACACCCGCGCCACTGAACTTGAGCAATTGCCCGATGGCTGGCTGATTAATACGACTAGCACCGCTAATGCCAGCACGGCCGACTCGACTCAAACCCACAAAGTGGATTTCTTAGTTAACGCCTGCGGCTTTCGTACCGGCCTTGTAGATGATATGGCGGGTTACCGTCGCCAGCGCTTAGTGGAATACAAGGCCGCTTATGTGGCCCATTGGCAAACCGAGGGCATTTGGCCTGAGGTGATTTTTCACGGCGAGCGCGGCACGCCCAAAGGCATGGCGCAGTTAACGCCCTACCCCAATGGCGTATTTCAATTGCACGGCATGACCGACAACATCACGCTGTTTAAAAACGGCTTAGTGGCCAGCAGCGCTTTAAGTGCCCAGCCGCAATTGCCGCAGCCTTATCAAACACAAATTGACCAAGGCTGGCAGAGCGAAGATGTGACCGCCCGCACCCAAGGCGCTATCGATCACATGGCCCGCATACTACCCGCCTTTACCAGCGCCACCGTGGGCGGCAAGCCACTATTCGGTGCCCAGCAAATTCCAGGCTCAGATCCGTCTCTTCGCGCCGCCGATGTGTCCTTTGAAGGTGCGCACTATGCGCGAGTAGAAATAGTCAAAGCCTCATCGGCCCTGACTGCTGCAGACCGCATAGTGGCGCAATTAGCCAGCCTAGGTTGGTTGAAGTGGAACTGCCTAGAGCAAGTGAGCGAAGAGATAGATCTGACACCACGCCTCTCGCCACAACTGGCGAACACCCGCCAACACAGCGCCAAGCAGGTAGAAGCACTGGCCATCGATCTGGCGTTTGAGCGCGGCTATCCCGAAGCCCTAGCCCTGAATATGGGGTAA